A genomic segment from Saimiri boliviensis isolate mSaiBol1 chromosome 14, mSaiBol1.pri, whole genome shotgun sequence encodes:
- the APOC1 gene encoding apolipoprotein C-I — translation MRLFLSLPVLVVVLLMILEGPGPAQGAPESVEASSGLDKLKEFGNNLEDKVREFFKRIKESDIPAKTRNWFSETLQKVKEKLRIES, via the exons ATGAGGCTCTTCCTGTCGCTCCCGGTCCTGGTGGTGGTTCTGCTGATGATCTTGGAAG gcccaggcccagcccagggGGCCCCGGAGAGCGTGGAGGCCTCCAGCGGCTTGGATAAGCTGAAGGAGTTTGGAAATAACCTGGAGGACAAGGTTCGGGAATTCTTCAAACGCATCAAAGAGAGTGACATTCCTGCTAAGACTCG GAACTGGTTTTCAGAGACACTgcagaaagtgaaggagaaactcAGGATTGAATCATGA